The Streptomyces sp. R28 region CCGGGCATGATCTTCGCGGGCCTGGTCGGGGCGATTCTGTGGAATCTGCTCACCTGGCTGGTCGGGCTGCCGTCCAGTTCGTCACACGCGCTGTTCGGCGGGCTGATCGGGGCCGTCTGGGTGGGGGCGGGGTCGCATGGCGTGCACTTCGACAAGGTTGTCGAGAAGGTGCTGATCCCGGCGGTGGCCTCGCCGCTGGTGGCGGGGGTCGCGGCGCTGCTGGCCACGTACCTGGCGTACAAGCTCACCTCTCGCGCCCGCAAACAGACGGTCACCAAGGGCTTCCGCCTCGGCCAGATCGCCTCGGCCTCGCTGGTCTCCCTCGCCCACGGCACGAACGACGCGCAGAAGACGATGGGCGTCATCACGCTGACCCTGATCTCGGCGGGCGCGCTCGGCCAGGACGCCGGCCCGCCCCTGTGGGTGATCGCCTCGGCCGGTGTGGCCATCGGTCTCGGCACCTACCTGGGCGGCTGGCGGATCATCCGCACGATGGGCAAGGGCCTGACGGAGATTCAGTCCCCGCAGGGCTTCGCCGCCGAGACGGCGTCCACGACGGTGATCCTGACCTCGGCCCACCTGGGCTTCGCGCTGTCCACCACACAGGTCGCCTCGGGCAGCATCCTCGGCGCCGGGCTGGGCCGCCGCCTGGCGGAGGTCCGCTGGGGGGTGGCCGGGCGCATGGTCGTGGCCTGGCTCATCACCCTGCCCGCCGCCGCGCTGGTCGGCGGGGTCTCGGCGGGCGTGGTCAAGCACGGCGGCGACCTCGGTACGGCCGTGGTCGCGCTGGTCGGCGCGGCGGTGGCCGCCGGCATCGTGCTCGTCTCCCGCCGCAACCCGGTGTCCGCGGACAACGTCAACGACGCCCACGAGGTCACGATCCGCGGCACGGAGCCGACGAAGGTCGGCACGGCCGCCTGAGCCGCGGCCGCCTGAGACAGAGTGAGACAAGCAAGAGTGAGACAAGGGGAGTTCACATCATGAACCTCGACTGGACCGCGCTCGGCCAGGTCGCCGCGGTGAGCCTCGCCGCCACGGTGGCCGTGGTCACCGTCTTCGCCTTCGGCGTGCTGGGCCTGGCCCGTTACGAAGGGGCCCGTGAGGAGGGCGCGGGCACGTCCACCCTCGGCATCGCCCAGGCCGGGCTGTGCTTCGTCGCCTGCGCGGCGGTGGTGGCGTACGGGATCTATCTGATCGTGCCGCAGTTCCACTGAAGTTCGTCGAAGGCGCTCGGCCGGAGGACCGGCCGGGCCCTATCGGCTGTTGTTCGCTGCTTCCGGTTCCAGCCGTTCGTACGCCGTCACACGCCGCCCGCGGACCTGCATGTCCGCCACCGCCTTGAAGTGCTCCTTCAGTACGGCGGTCTTCATCTTGTCCCGCTCCGCCGACACCGGCCGCGCCACCGCGGGCACATCAGTGACCAGCAGTATGCGCCGCTGTGCCAACATCGCGCCGCGTATCCGGGCGGGACCGGCCTCCTCGCCCTTCAACGTCCCCGACGCCGCAGGGCTTTCCGCCAGGGCGACGTCCCGCAGTCCGGCGAAGTCGTCGGGGCAGACCAGGGCGGTGTCGCGGCGGGCGGCCGGTATGAAGACCACCGCGTCCCCGGCCTCCTTCAGCCGCCGCACGTCCGCCGCCACCGCCATCACGTCGTCCACCCGGCTGGCCGGAGACCGCTTGGCCGTCGCCTGCGGCAACAGCGCCACGACCGCCACGACGACCACCACCGGGACGAGCCACACCGACGCTCTCGGGAAACGTGGACGGGCCGCCCGTACGGCCGTGCCCAGCGCCGTGCCGATCAGCAGTGCCAGACCCAGCATGCTGAACAGGACGTAGCGGTCCAGGAACAGCGGCTGGACCAGGGAGAGGCCGACGAGGCCGAGTTGCGGCACCGCCAGCAGCGGCAGCCCGACGGCCGCCACGGACAGCCGGCCCGCCCGCGGCCGGTCCAGCAGGGCACCGAGACCGCCGATCGCCAGCAGGACCGCCGGGCCGATCATCATGTGCCAGGTCAGCGGCGGGATCCAGGAGACCTGGGCGGACTGGCGCCGGCTGAACAGAATCAACGGCAGCACAGCCGCCACGGCGACCGACGAGGCCACCGCCCACCGCATCCATGTCCGCCGCGGGGCCCGCGTCCACAGCAGCGTCGCCAGGTGTGCGGGCAGGATCAGCAGCGACAGCCAGTTCAGCAGCCCGCACACCGCCACCGTGCCCCCGTACGCAGCCCAGTGCGCCGCTCGGGCACGCCCCTGAAGGGCGGTCACCAGCAACAGGGTGGAGATCCCGGCCCCGGCCGCGACCAGCGCGTACGGGCGGCCCTCCTGGAGATAGAACTGCACGGCCGGAAGCAGCCCGAACGCCAGCCCTCCCGCCAGGCCCGCCCAGGCCCCGGCCAGCCGCCGGCCGATGACCGCCACACAGGCCGCCGCCACCGCCGTGGCCAGCACGGAGGGCAGCCGCAGGGTCGTGGTGCCGGGGCCGAAGCACTCGAAGAGCGCGTGCATCAGCAGGTAGTAGAGCCCGTGCACGGCATCGACCTGCCCCAGCATGTGCCAGATGTCGCCGACGGACCGCCGGGCCACCTGCCAGGTCGCCGCCTCGTCCCGCCACACACTGTGCCGCCGGGACAGCCCCCACAGACCGAGGGCGAGGGTCCACAGCAGAGGGATCGGCCAGAGGTGCAGGCGGCGGCGCAGGGGTTTCTCCAGGGAGATCGGCATTCCGTACGGCGGGGGACGGACCGCCGGGTGAATGTGGTCCCCACCGCCCGCTCTTCGCTGA contains the following coding sequences:
- a CDS encoding anion permease, with the translated sequence MDHITFLVAVVIVTALAFDFTNGFHDTANAMATSIATGALKPKTAVLISGVLNVAGAFLSTEVAKTISGGIVDDTLVTPGMIFAGLVGAILWNLLTWLVGLPSSSSHALFGGLIGAVWVGAGSHGVHFDKVVEKVLIPAVASPLVAGVAALLATYLAYKLTSRARKQTVTKGFRLGQIASASLVSLAHGTNDAQKTMGVITLTLISAGALGQDAGPPLWVIASAGVAIGLGTYLGGWRIIRTMGKGLTEIQSPQGFAAETASTTVILTSAHLGFALSTTQVASGSILGAGLGRRLAEVRWGVAGRMVVAWLITLPAAALVGGVSAGVVKHGGDLGTAVVALVGAAVAAGIVLVSRRNPVSADNVNDAHEVTIRGTEPTKVGTAA
- a CDS encoding glycosyltransferase family 39 protein, encoding MPISLEKPLRRRLHLWPIPLLWTLALGLWGLSRRHSVWRDEAATWQVARRSVGDIWHMLGQVDAVHGLYYLLMHALFECFGPGTTTLRLPSVLATAVAAACVAVIGRRLAGAWAGLAGGLAFGLLPAVQFYLQEGRPYALVAAGAGISTLLLVTALQGRARAAHWAAYGGTVAVCGLLNWLSLLILPAHLATLLWTRAPRRTWMRWAVASSVAVAAVLPLILFSRRQSAQVSWIPPLTWHMMIGPAVLLAIGGLGALLDRPRAGRLSVAAVGLPLLAVPQLGLVGLSLVQPLFLDRYVLFSMLGLALLIGTALGTAVRAARPRFPRASVWLVPVVVVVAVVALLPQATAKRSPASRVDDVMAVAADVRRLKEAGDAVVFIPAARRDTALVCPDDFAGLRDVALAESPAASGTLKGEEAGPARIRGAMLAQRRILLVTDVPAVARPVSAERDKMKTAVLKEHFKAVADMQVRGRRVTAYERLEPEAANNSR